One stretch of Glandiceps talaboti chromosome 7, keGlaTala1.1, whole genome shotgun sequence DNA includes these proteins:
- the LOC144437881 gene encoding uncharacterized protein LOC144437881, whose product MRSNNVISVIAVLFLTVSAVHGLKCYSCHNDDPTLSSYCLEDFEGEEANCTGEQYACWVYHTEYDNGKEATFGRSCVNPRDCVNACGKLNWVQQAFVKGTYGCSECCFESMCNKGSDGNLIQQSFMVLSMAVMFVMTSIVV is encoded by the exons ATGAGAAGTAATAATGTTATCTCCGTCATTGCAG TCTTATTTCTAACTGTGTCTGCAGTTCAcggtttgaaatgttattcaTGTCATAACGATGACCCTACATTGAGTTCCTATTGCCTTGAAGATTTTGAGGGCGAAGAAGCCAATTGCACTGGTGAACAATATGCGTGTTGG GTTTATCACACAGAATACGATAACGGGAAAGAGGCAACTTTCGGTCGAAGCTGTGTAAATCCAAGAGACTGTGTAAATGCCTGCGGAAAACTGAATTGGGTACAACAAGCCT tCGTCAAAGGAACGTATGGATGCAGTGAATGCTGTTTCGAAAGTATGTGCAACAAGGGTAGCGATGGCAACCTGATCCAGCAAAGTTTCATGGTACTCAGCATGGCAGTGATGTTCGTTATGACGTCCATTGTGGTCTAA